In the genome of Fuerstiella sp., one region contains:
- the rpsB gene encoding 30S ribosomal protein S2 codes for MAEIVVKEILDAGVHYGHRSSRWNPKMRPYIYGRRNQIHIIDLKETIRGLIRAKKYLMRVAAQGSLILFVGTKRQASASVQELASEVDMPFCTERWLGGTLTNFRTVRSRLKRLEELEALRESGEIRTYSKKMQSTLLREYRKIYRNLNGIRDMNRLPECLVVVDPGKEKNAVHEARLLGIKVVSLIDTDSDPDLVDLVIPGNDDSLRSIRLIIQHLIDAIKQGKSMRPEEPKKADPGEEPKAVPTIS; via the coding sequence ATGGCTGAGATTGTTGTGAAAGAGATTTTGGATGCCGGCGTCCATTACGGTCACCGGTCAAGTCGCTGGAATCCGAAGATGCGTCCGTACATCTACGGTCGGCGAAATCAGATTCACATTATTGATTTAAAAGAAACGATTCGCGGGTTAATCCGTGCCAAAAAATATCTGATGCGAGTCGCCGCCCAAGGCAGTCTGATTCTGTTTGTGGGCACCAAACGCCAAGCATCTGCATCAGTACAGGAACTGGCAAGCGAAGTCGATATGCCCTTCTGTACAGAACGCTGGCTGGGAGGAACACTGACCAACTTTCGGACAGTTCGAAGCCGACTCAAACGACTGGAAGAACTGGAGGCACTGCGGGAATCCGGTGAAATCCGAACCTACAGTAAGAAAATGCAGTCCACACTTTTGCGGGAGTATCGCAAGATCTACCGCAATCTGAACGGTATCCGGGATATGAACCGACTTCCGGAGTGTCTGGTCGTCGTGGATCCAGGTAAAGAAAAGAACGCTGTCCACGAGGCTCGCCTGCTCGGAATCAAAGTCGTTTCACTGATCGACACCGACTCGGACCCGGATCTGGTTGACTTGGTCATTCCAGGGAACGATGACAGCCTCCGATCGATTCGGCTGATCATTCAGCATCTGATCGATGCAATCAAACAGGGTAAGTCCATGCGGCCGGAAGAACCAAAAAAAGCAGATCCCGGCGAAGAACCAAAAGCAGTACCGACGATTTCCTGA